One Bdellovibrio bacteriovorus str. Tiberius DNA segment encodes these proteins:
- a CDS encoding acyl-CoA dehydrogenase, protein MSDTTNARPALTVLSEDEIAFRDAVRSFAESEIKPHVTHMDEEAKMKPEILTKLFEMGLMGIETPEKWGGAGSTFFMACLAVEEIGRVDGSVSVLVDVQNTLTTNAFLKWGTEAQKSKYLGQMASKDVGAYALSESSSGSDAFALKLKAEDKGDKWVLNGSKLWITNGNEANIFIVFANMAPEKGYKGITAFIVERGFKGFTVGKKEDKLGIRASSTCELLFENCEVPKENVLGEVGKGYKIAIETLNEGRIGIGAQMIGIAQGAYEAALGYVKGREQFGKPIAHFQGVQFQLAEMRTELEAARLMVYNAARLKDAGLDFIEAAAMAKLYSSRAAEKITSKAIDLFGGNGFTKEYPVEKFWRDAKIGQIYEGTTNMQLQTIAKMELDK, encoded by the coding sequence CACATGGACGAAGAAGCGAAAATGAAACCAGAAATCCTGACGAAGCTTTTCGAAATGGGTTTGATGGGTATCGAGACTCCTGAAAAATGGGGCGGTGCTGGTTCCACATTCTTCATGGCCTGCCTGGCAGTTGAAGAAATCGGCCGCGTGGACGGTTCTGTTTCCGTTCTTGTAGACGTTCAAAACACTCTGACAACAAATGCCTTCCTTAAATGGGGCACTGAAGCTCAGAAGTCCAAGTATCTGGGCCAAATGGCTTCCAAAGACGTGGGCGCTTACGCTTTGTCTGAATCCTCTTCCGGTTCTGATGCTTTCGCATTGAAATTGAAAGCAGAAGACAAAGGTGACAAATGGGTTCTGAACGGTTCCAAACTGTGGATCACCAACGGTAACGAAGCCAACATCTTTATCGTATTTGCCAACATGGCGCCGGAAAAAGGCTACAAAGGCATCACAGCGTTCATCGTTGAACGTGGCTTCAAAGGTTTCACAGTTGGTAAAAAAGAAGACAAATTGGGCATCCGCGCTTCTTCCACTTGCGAATTGTTGTTCGAAAACTGTGAAGTTCCAAAAGAAAACGTTTTGGGCGAAGTCGGCAAAGGCTACAAAATCGCGATCGAAACACTGAACGAAGGCCGTATCGGTATCGGCGCTCAGATGATCGGTATCGCTCAAGGTGCATACGAAGCCGCTTTGGGTTACGTAAAAGGCCGTGAACAGTTCGGCAAACCTATTGCTCACTTCCAGGGCGTTCAGTTCCAATTGGCAGAAATGCGCACTGAACTGGAAGCCGCTCGTTTGATGGTTTACAATGCCGCTCGCCTGAAAGACGCAGGTCTGGACTTCATCGAAGCTGCAGCTATGGCTAAACTGTACTCTTCCCGCGCGGCAGAGAAAATCACTTCCAAAGCCATCGACTTGTTCGGCGGTAATGGCTTCACCAAAGAATATCCAGTTGAGAAATTCTGGCGTGACGCGAAGATCGGTCAGATCTACGAAGGTACAACCAACATGCAGTTGCAAACGATTGCAAAAATGGAATTGGACAAATAG